A genomic region of Pseudomonas sp. KU43P contains the following coding sequences:
- a CDS encoding diguanylate cyclase — protein sequence MTHAAEPIPERLEQELDHLLQRLSRTSLRKGDQLDQLALPPARKPVYLLLQDPEPAERLAQQLEFFGLSALPLFSAQALMAALAEQMPAAMVMDVDFGGPDRGLALATQVQQGLDRAIPLLFFSLHETDTPTRLAAVRAGGQAFLTGTLEASSLLEKLEIMTSTALFDPLRVLIIDDSRTQALHTERVLGYAGMVTRSLSDPIRAMAELADFQPDLIILDLYMPTCSGPELAKVIRHNDRYVSVPIIFLSAEDDLDKQLDAMSEGGDDFLTKPIRSRHLITTVRNRAARARHLKSRMVRDSLTGLYNHTHILQLLEDCSFRARREGQPLSFAMLDIDHFKKINDRHGHPMGDRVIKSLALFLKQRLRKTDFIGRYGGEEFAIVMPNTALDAAHKVLDEIRRRFAEILYPAQPHDLQCTFSAGVVQLDDGLDALTMASAADEALYRAKHAGRNCVVRVEP from the coding sequence ATGACCCACGCCGCGGAGCCGATCCCCGAGCGCCTAGAGCAGGAGCTCGACCATTTGCTGCAACGCCTTTCGCGCACCAGCCTGCGCAAGGGCGACCAACTCGATCAGTTGGCACTGCCACCTGCGCGCAAGCCGGTGTACTTGCTGCTGCAAGACCCCGAGCCTGCCGAGCGCCTGGCGCAGCAACTGGAATTCTTCGGCCTGAGCGCACTGCCACTGTTCTCGGCGCAGGCACTGATGGCGGCACTGGCTGAGCAGATGCCCGCGGCCATGGTCATGGACGTCGACTTCGGTGGCCCCGATCGCGGCCTGGCCCTGGCCACGCAGGTGCAGCAAGGCCTGGACAGGGCTATCCCACTGTTGTTCTTCAGCCTCCACGAAACCGACACGCCCACCCGCCTGGCTGCCGTGCGCGCCGGGGGCCAGGCGTTTCTTACCGGTACGCTGGAAGCCTCCAGCCTGCTGGAAAAGCTCGAGATCATGACCAGCACCGCCCTGTTCGACCCGCTGCGCGTGCTGATCATCGATGACTCCCGCACCCAGGCCCTGCATACCGAGCGGGTACTGGGCTACGCCGGCATGGTCACCCGCAGCCTCAGCGACCCGATCCGCGCCATGGCCGAGCTCGCCGACTTCCAGCCCGACCTGATCATTCTCGACCTGTACATGCCCACCTGCTCCGGACCGGAGCTGGCCAAGGTGATTCGCCACAATGACCGTTACGTCAGCGTGCCGATCATCTTCCTGTCTGCCGAAGACGACCTCGACAAGCAGCTCGATGCCATGAGCGAAGGTGGTGATGACTTCCTCACCAAGCCGATTCGCTCGCGGCACCTGATCACCACTGTGCGCAACCGCGCAGCACGGGCCCGGCACCTGAAATCACGCATGGTGCGTGACAGCCTTACCGGGTTGTACAACCACACCCACATCCTGCAACTGCTCGAAGACTGCAGCTTCCGCGCCCGCCGTGAAGGCCAGCCACTGAGCTTCGCGATGCTCGACATCGACCACTTCAAGAAGATCAACGACCGCCACGGCCACCCCATGGGCGACCGGGTGATCAAGAGCCTGGCGCTGTTTCTCAAGCAGCGCCTGCGCAAGACCGACTTCATTGGCCGCTACGGTGGCGAGGAGTTCGCCATCGTCATGCCCAACACCGCGCTGGATGCAGCACACAAGGTGCTGGACGAAATCCGCCGGCGTTTTGCCGAAATTCTCTACCCCGCCCAACCCCATGACCTGCAATGCACCTTCAGTGCCGGCGTGGTGCAACTCGATGACGGGCTGGATGCGCTGACCATGGCCAGTGCGGCGGACGAGGCGCTGTACCGGGCCAAGCACGCAGGGCGCAACTGCGTAGTGCGCGTAGAGCCTTAG
- a CDS encoding methyl-accepting chemotaxis protein, whose protein sequence is MRLKWLTNFNTLLLVTVCIALGATLWWSQRALERPYQLMERYLSLSQQFQNQAASNIQAYLGTGDAVRHAAAMEANQQLQAALAELPETLASQMRPSLDTLNTFTANELLAAGKLAGDPQALLLQADRELGANFEQLTTYARDSGNADASRYLLPLLDASVHLGRLSLARDKLVSSGRAELADEVERELQLIRAQAQVIDSLPLLGVTRAAESGADDFAAMMGLETQADTQQEDVAVTLKRDLQSLLNRYPAELQRTREQIERRSTLAASTHERLDAVQQAIAGLEPEVRGQHARIASEVRLIQGLMIGLILLIALLIDTLQRRLARTLTGLAPALSRWAEGDFAEAIALGRTNRELHDIQESLNRLRQYLVALVGTIRHNAEQVAGSSHALAGMSAALHDGAERQAGDTGQIRDALGELEATIQQVAGDASSAADASRDAGRAVEQGQAVIGQSLSGLRALVDEVQGNARMIEQLAEESATIGGVLTVIRSIAEQTNLLALNAAIEAARAGEMGRGFAVVADEVRSLAQRTTGATGEIQALIDRLQQAARESVTGMRAQLEHAEATANQAQAADGALDEIVCAIRTIADTAVRIADITAQQSGAVSEIRDHSERIHALGEDNLQRIGEGREQGEQLLSLGGELNRAVRAFRV, encoded by the coding sequence ATGCGCCTGAAGTGGCTGACCAATTTCAACACCCTGTTGCTGGTGACCGTGTGTATTGCCCTGGGCGCAACCCTGTGGTGGTCGCAGCGCGCGCTGGAACGCCCCTATCAACTGATGGAACGCTACCTGAGCCTGTCGCAGCAGTTCCAGAACCAGGCTGCCAGCAATATCCAGGCTTACCTGGGCACTGGCGATGCCGTGCGCCATGCCGCAGCCATGGAGGCCAACCAGCAGTTGCAGGCAGCATTGGCCGAGCTGCCCGAAACACTGGCCAGCCAGATGCGGCCCAGCCTGGACACCCTGAACACCTTCACCGCTAACGAACTGCTGGCGGCCGGCAAGCTTGCCGGTGACCCACAGGCCTTGCTGCTGCAGGCCGACCGGGAACTGGGCGCCAACTTCGAACAACTGACCACCTATGCCCGCGACAGCGGCAATGCGGATGCCAGCCGTTACCTGTTGCCGCTGCTCGATGCCAGCGTGCACCTGGGCCGCCTGTCGCTGGCCCGAGACAAGCTGGTCAGCAGCGGCCGTGCCGAACTGGCAGACGAAGTGGAACGCGAGCTGCAACTGATCCGCGCCCAGGCTCAGGTCATCGACAGCCTGCCCCTGCTGGGCGTGACCCGCGCAGCCGAGTCCGGCGCCGACGACTTCGCCGCCATGATGGGCCTGGAAACCCAGGCAGATACCCAACAGGAAGATGTGGCGGTGACGCTCAAGCGCGACCTGCAGAGCCTGCTCAACCGCTACCCGGCCGAACTGCAACGCACCCGCGAGCAGATCGAGCGGCGCAGTACCCTGGCTGCCAGCACCCATGAACGCCTGGATGCCGTGCAGCAGGCCATCGCTGGCCTTGAGCCGGAGGTGCGTGGCCAGCACGCCAGGATCGCCAGCGAAGTACGCCTTATACAGGGGCTGATGATCGGCCTGATCCTGCTGATTGCATTGCTCATCGACACCTTGCAGCGGCGCCTGGCGCGCACCCTGACTGGCCTGGCTCCAGCCCTGTCGCGTTGGGCCGAAGGCGACTTCGCCGAGGCCATCGCCCTGGGCCGAACCAACCGCGAACTGCACGATATCCAGGAATCGCTGAACCGTCTGCGCCAGTACCTGGTGGCGCTGGTCGGCACCATTCGCCACAACGCCGAACAGGTCGCCGGCAGCAGCCATGCCCTGGCCGGCATGAGTGCCGCCCTGCATGACGGTGCCGAACGCCAGGCAGGTGACACCGGGCAGATTCGTGATGCCCTGGGCGAGCTGGAAGCGACCATCCAACAAGTGGCCGGCGATGCCAGTTCCGCCGCCGATGCCAGCCGTGATGCCGGCCGCGCCGTGGAACAGGGGCAGGCGGTGATCGGCCAGAGCCTGTCGGGCCTGCGGGCGCTGGTCGACGAGGTGCAGGGCAATGCGCGCATGATCGAGCAGCTGGCCGAGGAGTCGGCGACCATTGGCGGGGTGCTGACGGTGATCCGCTCGATTGCCGAACAGACCAATCTGCTGGCCTTGAACGCTGCCATCGAAGCTGCACGCGCTGGCGAAATGGGCCGTGGTTTTGCCGTGGTGGCTGATGAGGTGCGCTCGCTGGCGCAACGCACCACCGGGGCAACGGGCGAGATCCAGGCCCTGATCGACCGCCTGCAGCAGGCGGCGCGGGAGTCGGTGACGGGCATGCGCGCCCAGCTTGAACATGCCGAGGCTACTGCTAACCAGGCACAGGCTGCGGATGGGGCACTGGATGAGATTGTCTGCGCGATTCGCACCATTGCCGACACGGCAGTGCGCATCGCCGATATCACAGCGCAGCAGAGCGGCGCGGTGAGCGAAATTCGCGACCACAGCGAGCGTATTCATGCGCTGGGGGAGGACAACCTGCAGCGCATTGGCGAAGGGCGCGAGCAGGGGGAGCAACTGTTGAGCCTGGGCGGTGAATTGAACCGCGCCGTCCGGGCATTCAGGGTCTGA